A section of the Paralichthys olivaceus isolate ysfri-2021 chromosome 14, ASM2471397v2, whole genome shotgun sequence genome encodes:
- the znf318 gene encoding zinc finger protein 318 isoform X2, with translation MYRGRPPPRGGYPPPFEGRGPRPPRPYPAPDYRDDRSRPRPPYHHGFHEHGQPDSYRRSPPRRRYPSPGSGSHRGAEHWAGGPPRERSLSPRGPIPLDHNLVITVGNELTSGSGSAPSRHHDRDFPARPEYEQGRSRGRSPDRSPDRSRGHSPDRSPDRSRAKSRGRSKSRPRSQSRSPERSSAKSRGRSKSRPRSRSPDRSRAKSRGRSKSRPRSQSCSPDRNRTKTRGRSKSRAFSRSRSRSRSRGRSFSKVVSRGRSKSRSVSSSSSSISSSRSHSGDERYKKGFKELEMARRRKELEEILSLPTKSILKKRNDSPSIRNVDSPRGLDGSNVSCVADQLLQAVKGMEPHMVASVLSELRSDPQTVHRAGFETEIKEILNLLEGAGVKTQMKAVDDIDDEEKFLYGDSEEPKPPPVSEPVRHHGLDMYGDVTEEALYGDYPPTKATIGQTFGPPTGASSHLQATSTTKEPDPRKANRPIISLDQNPTVQVSNPAHPSGTESLEEYEKIQDLLKTIGLDLGVTEISKMAARTKERLHGNKPVKTPTRRRRYSSDSSNGSQGRRRPSRSGSSSSSSRSRSRSWGGKRGKSWSSNESCRKSAPIKSVKDETKVEQNVTASQAHNQLLPQIPDPQTLPSHSGVPIPTYPPPQVHGMMPPNYPPPGYGQYGNYLPYMHQQWPPLYPPPNITLPPRTGSDEFPTAQPYHKLTSEPGAKGLVKTLAQDREKSISKLSSYDREVSEEQNNESQKQKVLEEREKLKQEREVRMKKKDYLMKELERLRKQQGELLRKKRREKEGHKDPLLQEISRLQEEVMTQISNLRKEHEAAEKNRNEIDKVALILGLSTADRPRRVSKPTEDQSFQSPEKKRREAERSPEAQQASSSSTLKTSAAPPSMSPRASPIKPPVSAPPETPPPEPFEYYDAGNHWCKNCNVTSGSMFDFFTHLQSKTHRKTLDPYNRPWASTSTKITKNTPPEEKLTKPAKGSEFLQPVRGFFCLLCKEFYGDAICAEEHVTTHAHNDKYKKQMYENPLYEQRRNLDRQAGLALDTSGKKRKHDDDEKSHKDKEEKSKHKKEKKDKEKKKEDDDAALKEEKSKFKKEDEDDRLKDNTTGEDFKSSKNLEEERSYSKKVEDENYKYNKRDDKYRYSEEERGDRYRNSKEEEHRYRHRKDNDDRYDDRPKYGLRDDEEKYKYNKYPPDSRSKYDRERDEGNPKTRREAFKKPELGKPEGKPEAIKPEPPPKPYDPPKIFCGPSPAMRAKLRKQSLEAGKPGPAVTAPTFGKFTWKKKENTLTKVAEKIAAEFIKEDEAAASLQLVSVEDSFAKSVAVAKEIAEKLGGNQPTPTPWVSNGTNRGRIRPNLPAPAAVLRKTTMMGKPAPLNTFLSIRPQNTTLQGPPLKELPLFSDGLSKALSAQNALLEGKSPPKPLEAGLPLPVSRQSQIEVKPVPPVSAPLSTEAKPTPAEAKTTPTPAKTTQTQARSTDSEAKPPQSMVKIVSDVAAPGVPENEQTRTVFVKPPPFMKMSDRVQKSEKLKSNLAAAKARELFGIFYSGISQSGPSSITKSDSKADKSSTYESLLPAPQAVNLQPQPPAQTQVQPTTDVQTSPQPDSTSSSPSSQSQLKSEIQIASVWSLKSGLAPTPEEVLSETPSPTTQPKLTPSAQIEPRSVPQNKSQIPLQTEPAEPDSTPHTLLKPEQDTQSHTETNPDTTLEPEPKPSPKTRCKKTPPAPCPVRQTRSQTRYQTRRQQQQRGQFELQSEMASGNSESAASDPKSLDTSDPDTGSQSEEGNPSEGDPQVMEITTETLGLPSDMTSLDFEYDFNFE, from the exons ATGTACCGTGGTCGGCCTCCGCCGAGGGGAGGCTACCCGCCGCCTTTCGAAGGCCGAGGACCGCGGCCTCCTCGGCCTTACCCGGCTCCGGACTACAGAGACGACAGGAGCCGGCCCAGACCTCCGTACCACCACGGCTTCCACGAGCACGGTCAACCGGACTCATACCGCCGGTCCCCGCCACGCAGGAGGTACCCTTCCCCCGGCTCTGGGAGCCACAGAGGCGCGGAGCACTGGGCAGGAGGTCCGCCAAGGGAG AGGTCTCTGTCACCACGCGGGCCAATTCCCCTTGACCACAACCTGGTTATCACTGTTGGCAACGAGCTGACATCGGGGTCTGGCTCTGCCCCTTCACGCCATCATGACAG AGACTTCCCTGCTCGACCTGAGTATGAGCAGGGCCGAAGCAGGGGCCGCAGTCCAGACCGCAGTCCAGACAGAAGCCGGGGCCACAGTCCAGATCGCAGTCCAGACAGAAGCCGGGCCAAGAGTCGAGGTCGGAGCAAGAGTCGGCCCCGCAGCCAGAGCCGGAGTCCTGAACGAAGCAGCGCCAAGAGTCGAGGTCGGAGTAAGAGTCGGCCCCGCAGCCGGAGTCCGGACCGAAGCCGGGCCAAGAGTCGAGGTCGGAGCAAGAGTCGGCCCCGCAGCCAGAGCTGTAGTCCCGATCGAAACAGGACCAAGACCCGAGGTCGGAGCAAGAGTCGTGCTTTCAGCAGGTCTAGATCCAGGTCCCGTTCTAGAGGCAGGAGTTTTAGCAAAGTAGTGAGTCGTGGCCGTAGTAAGAGTCGCAGtgtgagcagcagctccagctcaaTCTCGAGCAGCCGCAGCCACAGTGGAGATGAAAGATACAAGAAAGGCTTTAAAGAGCTGGAGATGGCTCGACGCCggaaagagctggaggagatacTGAGCCTGCCGACAAAATCCATCCTGAAGAAACGCAATGATTCGCCATCGATCCGG aatgTAGACTCCCCCCGAGGCCTCGACGGCTCCAACGTGTCTTGTGTGGCTGACCAGCTGCTGCAAGCGGTTAAAGGCATGGAACCTCACATGGTAGCGTCCGTTTTGTCAGAGCTGCGGTCTGACCCACAGACGGTTCATCGTGCTGGCTTCGAGACTGAGATCAAAGAAATCCTCAACCTATTGGAGGGGGCAGGGGTCAAGACCCAGATGAAGGCCGTGGACGACATTGATGATGAGGAGAAGTTCCTGTACGGAGACTCTGAGGAGCCCAAACCTCCACCAGTGTCCGAACCGGTCCGTCACCATGGGCTTGATATGTATGGAGACGTGACGGAGGAGGCACTGTACGGAGATTACCCCCCAACAAAAGCCACCATCGGTCAGACCTTTGGCCCCCCCACAGGGGCCTCATCTCACCTTCAGGCCACATCCACCACAAAGGAGCCGGACCCAAGGAAGGCCAACCGTCCCATTAtcagcctggaccagaaccccACAGTCCAGGTGTCAAACCCCGCCCACCCCTCAGGTACAGAGTCACTGGAGGAGTATGAGAAGATCCAGGACCTGCTGAAGACCATTGGACTCGACTTGGGTGTCACAGAGATCAGCAAGATGGCTGCCAGAACCAAGGAGcgtctccatggaaacaagCCTGTGAAGACGCCCACGCGTCGCAGGCGGTACTCCTCTGACAGCTCAAACGGCAGCCAGGGCCGCAGGAGGCCGAGCAGGAgcggcagctccagcagcagtagCAGGAGCAGGAGTCGCAGCTGGGGTGGTAAACGGGGGAAGAGTTGGAGCAGCAATGAAAGCTGCAGGAAGTCGGCTCCAATCAAATCTGTCAAAGACGAGACAAAGGTCGAACAGAACGTCACAGCGTCGCAGGCACACAATCAACTTCTGCCACAAATCCCTGACCCCCAGACCCTCCCTTCTCATTCTGGGGTGCCCATACCTACCTACCCCCCCCCACAGGTCCATGGCATGATGCCCCCTAATTACCCCCCACCAGGTTATGGCCAGTACGGAAACTACCTGCCCTACATGCACCAGCAGTGGCCGCCACTGTACCCGCCCCCTAACATTACCCTGCCCCCCCGGACTGGATCTGACGAGTTCCCTACTGCTCAGCCGTACCATAAACTCACCTCTGAGCCAGGGGCCAAAG GTTTGGTGAAGACGTTAGctcaggacagagagaagagcaTCTCAAAACTCAGCAGCTATGACAGGGAAGTGTCTGAGGAGCAGAACAACGAGAGTCAGAAACAAAAG GTTCTGGAGGAGCGGGAGAAGCTGAAACAGGAGCgggaggtgaggatgaagaagaaggatTATCTgatgaaggagctggagagactcaGAAAGCAACAGG GTGAGCTCTTGAGAAAGAAGCGCCGGGAGAAAGAAGGTCACAAAGACCCTCTGCTGCAGGAGATCAGTCGACTGCAGGAGGAGGTCATGACTCAGATCTCCAACCTCCGCAAGGAGCATGAGGCTGCCGAGAAGAATCGTAACGAGATCGACAAAGTAGCGCTCATCCTTGGCCTCAGCACAGCCGACCGGCCCCGCAGGGTTAGCAAACCCACTGAAGACCAGAGCTTTCAGTCgccagagaagaagagacggGAGGCTGAGAGGAGTCCAGAGGCACAACAGGCTTCCAGCAGCTCCACGTTAAAG ACCTCAGCAGCACCGCCATCAATGTCGCCAAGAGCGTCACCCATTAAGCCACCTGTCAGCGCCCCACCTGAGACCCCTCCACCGGAGCCTTTTGAATACTATGATGCTGGGAACCACTGGTGCAAAAACTGTAACGTCACATCTGGCTCCATGTTTGATTTTTTCACGCACTTGCAAAGCAAAACTCACCGAAAG ACTCTTGACCCGTACAACCGGCCCTGGGCCTCTACTTCCACCAAAATCACCAAGAACACGCCGCCGGAAGAGAAACTGACCAAACCTGCCAAAG GTTCAGAGTTCTTGCAGCCCGTCAGAGGATTCTTCTGCCTGCTATGTAAAGAGTTTTATGGAGATGCCATCTGTGCAGAGGAGCACGTCACcacacatgctcacaatgaCAAATACAAG AAACAAATGTATGAGAATCCGCTGTACGAACAGAGAAGGAACCTGGATCGGCAGGCGGGACTGGCCTTAGACACAAGTGGAAAGAAACGCAAGCATGACGACGATGAGAAAAGCCACAAAGACAAGGAGGAAAAgtccaaacacaaaaaagagaagaaagacaaggagaaaaagaaagaagacgaCGATGCTGCTTTGAAggaagaaaaatctaaattcaaaaaggaggacgaggatgaCAGACTGAAAGACAACACGACAGGGGAGGATTTTAAAAGTAGCAAGAATCTGGAAGAGGAGCGATCTTACAGTAAGAAAGTTGAGGACGAAAactataaatacaacaaaaggGATGATAAATACCGTTACAGCGAAGAGGAGAGGGGTGACCGATACAGAAACAGCAAAGAAGAGGAGCATCGTTACCGGCATCGCAAGGACAACGATGACAGATATGATGATCGCCCAAAATATGGTTTAAGAGATGATGAAGAAAagtataaatacaataaatatccTCCAGACTCCAGATCCAAATATGACAGAGAACGAGATGAAGGGAACCCCAAGACTCGGAGAGAAGCGTTTAAAAAGCCTGAGCTTGGAAAACCAGAAGGAAAACCAGAGGCCATCAAACCTGAACCTCCACCAAAGCCCTATGACCCACCCAAAATCTTCTGTGGTCCTAGCCCTGCCATGAGGGCCAAGCTCCGCAAACAGAGCCTGGAGGCTGGCAAGCCCGGCCCTGCAGTCACAGCCCCAACATTTGGAAAGTTCACttggaagaagaaggagaacaCGCTGACAAAGGTGGCTGAGAAAATTGCTGCTGAGTTCATCAAGGAGGATGAAGCGGCTGCAAGCCTACAGCTAGTCTCTGTAGAGGATTCTTTTGCTAAATCTGTGGCTGTCGCGAAAGAGATTgcagagaagctcgggggtaACCAACCAACGCCTACTCCTTGGGTTTCCAATGGAACCAACCGGGGAAGAATCAGGCCCAACCTCCCAGCCCCTGCTGCAGTCCTGAGGAAGACGACCATGATGGGTAAACCTGCACCTCTGAATACCTTTCTCTCGATCAGACCCCAAAACACAACTTTACAAGGACCCCCTCTAAAAGAACTGCCGCTGTTCTCTGATGGTCTCTCGAAAGCTCTAAGTGCTCAAAACGCACTACTGGAAGGTAAATCTCCACCTAAACCATTAGAAGCTGGACTTCCATTGCCAGTGTCCAGACAATCACAAATTGAGGTTAAACCTGTACCACCTGTTTCTGCACCATTGTCAACTGAGGCTAAGCCCACACCGGCTGAGGCTAAGACCACTCCCACTCCGGCTAAGACCACACAGACTCAGGCCAGGTCTACAGACTCGGAGGCCAAACCTCCACAATCAATGGTAAAGATAGTGTCTGACGTTGCTGCTCCTGGTGTCCCAGAGAATGAGCAGACTCGTACTGTGTTCGTCAAGCCTCCACCTTTTATGAAAATGAGTGACAGAGTTCAGAAATCTGAGAAACTTAAGAGTAACCTGGCTGCAGCCAAAGCCAGGGAATTATTTGGCATCTTTTACAGTGGCATTAGCCAATCGGGTCCTTCTTCCATCACCAAATCAGACTCCAAAGCTGACAAGAGTAGCACATATGAAAGTCTACTTCCAGCTCCGCAAGCAGTAAATCTACAGCCTCAGCCTCCAGCCCAAACCCAGGTCCAACCTACAACTGACGTCCAAACATCGCCACAACCAGACTCAACCAGTTCCTCACCAAGTTCACAATCCCAGCTAAAATCTGAAATTCAGATTGCTTCAGTTTGGTCCTTGAAGTCTGGCCTTGCTCCAACACCAGAGGAGGTTCTATCTGAAACACCTTCACCAACAACTCAACCAAAACTGACTCCATCAGCTCAGATAGAGCCTCGGAGTGTACCTCAAAACAAGTCCCAAATTCCCCTACAAACTGAACCTGCTGAGCCAGATTCAACCCCTCATACTCTGCTGAAACCAGAGCAGGACACCCAGTCTCATACAGAGACCAATCCTGATACTACTCTAGAACCTGAACCCAAACCAAGCCCCAAAACTAGATGCAAGAAAACTCCCCCTGCCCCCTGCCCCGTCAGACAAACTCGATCCCAAACCAGATACCAGACTCGgcggcagcagcaacagcggGGCCAGTTTGAGTTACAATCTGAGATGGCTTCAGGGAACTCTGAATCAGCAGCTTCAGACCCAAAAAGCCTGGACACGTCAGACCCAGACACTGGGTCTCAGTCAGAGGAGGGGAACCCCAGTGAGGGAGACCCTCAGGTGATGGAGATCACTACTGAAACACTCGGCCTCCCCTCTGACATGACCTCCCTGGACTTTGAGTATGATTTTAACTTTGAGTAG
- the znf318 gene encoding zinc finger protein 318 isoform X1 → MYRGRPPPRGGYPPPFEGRGPRPPRPYPAPDYRDDRSRPRPPYHHGFHEHGQPDSYRRSPPRRRYPSPGSGSHRGAEHWAGGPPRERSLSPRGPIPLDHNLVITVGNELTSGSGSAPSRHHDRDFPARPEYEQGRSRGRSPDRSPDRSRGHSPDRSPDRSRAKSRGRSKSRPRSQSRSPERSSAKSRGRSKSRPRSRSPDRSRAKSRGRSKSRPRSQSCSPDRNRTKTRGRSKSRAFSRSRSRSRSRGRSFSKVVSRGRSKSRSVSSSSSSISSSRSHSGDERYKKGFKELEMARRRKELEEILSLPTKSILKKRNDSPSIRNVDSPRGLDGSNVSCVADQLLQAVKGMEPHMVASVLSELRSDPQTVHRAGFETEIKEILNLLEGAGVKTQMKAVDDIDDEEKFLYGDSEEPKPPPVSEPVRHHGLDMYGDVTEEALYGDYPPTKATIGQTFGPPTGASSHLQATSTTKEPDPRKANRPIISLDQNPTVQVSNPAHPSGTESLEEYEKIQDLLKTIGLDLGVTEISKMAARTKERLHGNKPVKTPTRRRRYSSDSSNGSQGRRRPSRSGSSSSSSRSRSRSWGGKRGKSWSSNESCRKSAPIKSVKDETKVEQNVTASQAHNQLLPQIPDPQTLPSHSGVPIPTYPPPQVHGMMPPNYPPPGYGQYGNYLPYMHQQWPPLYPPPNITLPPRTGSDEFPTAQPYHKLTSEPGAKGLVKTLAQDREKSISKLSSYDREVSEEQNNESQKQKVLEEREKLKQEREVRMKKKDYLMKELERLRKQQGELLRKKRREKEGHKDPLLQEISRLQEEVMTQISNLRKEHEAAEKNRNEIDKVALILGLSTADRPRRVSKPTEDQSFQSPEKKRREAERSPEAQQASSSSTLKQTSAAPPSMSPRASPIKPPVSAPPETPPPEPFEYYDAGNHWCKNCNVTSGSMFDFFTHLQSKTHRKTLDPYNRPWASTSTKITKNTPPEEKLTKPAKGSEFLQPVRGFFCLLCKEFYGDAICAEEHVTTHAHNDKYKKQMYENPLYEQRRNLDRQAGLALDTSGKKRKHDDDEKSHKDKEEKSKHKKEKKDKEKKKEDDDAALKEEKSKFKKEDEDDRLKDNTTGEDFKSSKNLEEERSYSKKVEDENYKYNKRDDKYRYSEEERGDRYRNSKEEEHRYRHRKDNDDRYDDRPKYGLRDDEEKYKYNKYPPDSRSKYDRERDEGNPKTRREAFKKPELGKPEGKPEAIKPEPPPKPYDPPKIFCGPSPAMRAKLRKQSLEAGKPGPAVTAPTFGKFTWKKKENTLTKVAEKIAAEFIKEDEAAASLQLVSVEDSFAKSVAVAKEIAEKLGGNQPTPTPWVSNGTNRGRIRPNLPAPAAVLRKTTMMGKPAPLNTFLSIRPQNTTLQGPPLKELPLFSDGLSKALSAQNALLEGKSPPKPLEAGLPLPVSRQSQIEVKPVPPVSAPLSTEAKPTPAEAKTTPTPAKTTQTQARSTDSEAKPPQSMVKIVSDVAAPGVPENEQTRTVFVKPPPFMKMSDRVQKSEKLKSNLAAAKARELFGIFYSGISQSGPSSITKSDSKADKSSTYESLLPAPQAVNLQPQPPAQTQVQPTTDVQTSPQPDSTSSSPSSQSQLKSEIQIASVWSLKSGLAPTPEEVLSETPSPTTQPKLTPSAQIEPRSVPQNKSQIPLQTEPAEPDSTPHTLLKPEQDTQSHTETNPDTTLEPEPKPSPKTRCKKTPPAPCPVRQTRSQTRYQTRRQQQQRGQFELQSEMASGNSESAASDPKSLDTSDPDTGSQSEEGNPSEGDPQVMEITTETLGLPSDMTSLDFEYDFNFE, encoded by the exons ATGTACCGTGGTCGGCCTCCGCCGAGGGGAGGCTACCCGCCGCCTTTCGAAGGCCGAGGACCGCGGCCTCCTCGGCCTTACCCGGCTCCGGACTACAGAGACGACAGGAGCCGGCCCAGACCTCCGTACCACCACGGCTTCCACGAGCACGGTCAACCGGACTCATACCGCCGGTCCCCGCCACGCAGGAGGTACCCTTCCCCCGGCTCTGGGAGCCACAGAGGCGCGGAGCACTGGGCAGGAGGTCCGCCAAGGGAG AGGTCTCTGTCACCACGCGGGCCAATTCCCCTTGACCACAACCTGGTTATCACTGTTGGCAACGAGCTGACATCGGGGTCTGGCTCTGCCCCTTCACGCCATCATGACAG AGACTTCCCTGCTCGACCTGAGTATGAGCAGGGCCGAAGCAGGGGCCGCAGTCCAGACCGCAGTCCAGACAGAAGCCGGGGCCACAGTCCAGATCGCAGTCCAGACAGAAGCCGGGCCAAGAGTCGAGGTCGGAGCAAGAGTCGGCCCCGCAGCCAGAGCCGGAGTCCTGAACGAAGCAGCGCCAAGAGTCGAGGTCGGAGTAAGAGTCGGCCCCGCAGCCGGAGTCCGGACCGAAGCCGGGCCAAGAGTCGAGGTCGGAGCAAGAGTCGGCCCCGCAGCCAGAGCTGTAGTCCCGATCGAAACAGGACCAAGACCCGAGGTCGGAGCAAGAGTCGTGCTTTCAGCAGGTCTAGATCCAGGTCCCGTTCTAGAGGCAGGAGTTTTAGCAAAGTAGTGAGTCGTGGCCGTAGTAAGAGTCGCAGtgtgagcagcagctccagctcaaTCTCGAGCAGCCGCAGCCACAGTGGAGATGAAAGATACAAGAAAGGCTTTAAAGAGCTGGAGATGGCTCGACGCCggaaagagctggaggagatacTGAGCCTGCCGACAAAATCCATCCTGAAGAAACGCAATGATTCGCCATCGATCCGG aatgTAGACTCCCCCCGAGGCCTCGACGGCTCCAACGTGTCTTGTGTGGCTGACCAGCTGCTGCAAGCGGTTAAAGGCATGGAACCTCACATGGTAGCGTCCGTTTTGTCAGAGCTGCGGTCTGACCCACAGACGGTTCATCGTGCTGGCTTCGAGACTGAGATCAAAGAAATCCTCAACCTATTGGAGGGGGCAGGGGTCAAGACCCAGATGAAGGCCGTGGACGACATTGATGATGAGGAGAAGTTCCTGTACGGAGACTCTGAGGAGCCCAAACCTCCACCAGTGTCCGAACCGGTCCGTCACCATGGGCTTGATATGTATGGAGACGTGACGGAGGAGGCACTGTACGGAGATTACCCCCCAACAAAAGCCACCATCGGTCAGACCTTTGGCCCCCCCACAGGGGCCTCATCTCACCTTCAGGCCACATCCACCACAAAGGAGCCGGACCCAAGGAAGGCCAACCGTCCCATTAtcagcctggaccagaaccccACAGTCCAGGTGTCAAACCCCGCCCACCCCTCAGGTACAGAGTCACTGGAGGAGTATGAGAAGATCCAGGACCTGCTGAAGACCATTGGACTCGACTTGGGTGTCACAGAGATCAGCAAGATGGCTGCCAGAACCAAGGAGcgtctccatggaaacaagCCTGTGAAGACGCCCACGCGTCGCAGGCGGTACTCCTCTGACAGCTCAAACGGCAGCCAGGGCCGCAGGAGGCCGAGCAGGAgcggcagctccagcagcagtagCAGGAGCAGGAGTCGCAGCTGGGGTGGTAAACGGGGGAAGAGTTGGAGCAGCAATGAAAGCTGCAGGAAGTCGGCTCCAATCAAATCTGTCAAAGACGAGACAAAGGTCGAACAGAACGTCACAGCGTCGCAGGCACACAATCAACTTCTGCCACAAATCCCTGACCCCCAGACCCTCCCTTCTCATTCTGGGGTGCCCATACCTACCTACCCCCCCCCACAGGTCCATGGCATGATGCCCCCTAATTACCCCCCACCAGGTTATGGCCAGTACGGAAACTACCTGCCCTACATGCACCAGCAGTGGCCGCCACTGTACCCGCCCCCTAACATTACCCTGCCCCCCCGGACTGGATCTGACGAGTTCCCTACTGCTCAGCCGTACCATAAACTCACCTCTGAGCCAGGGGCCAAAG GTTTGGTGAAGACGTTAGctcaggacagagagaagagcaTCTCAAAACTCAGCAGCTATGACAGGGAAGTGTCTGAGGAGCAGAACAACGAGAGTCAGAAACAAAAG GTTCTGGAGGAGCGGGAGAAGCTGAAACAGGAGCgggaggtgaggatgaagaagaaggatTATCTgatgaaggagctggagagactcaGAAAGCAACAGG GTGAGCTCTTGAGAAAGAAGCGCCGGGAGAAAGAAGGTCACAAAGACCCTCTGCTGCAGGAGATCAGTCGACTGCAGGAGGAGGTCATGACTCAGATCTCCAACCTCCGCAAGGAGCATGAGGCTGCCGAGAAGAATCGTAACGAGATCGACAAAGTAGCGCTCATCCTTGGCCTCAGCACAGCCGACCGGCCCCGCAGGGTTAGCAAACCCACTGAAGACCAGAGCTTTCAGTCgccagagaagaagagacggGAGGCTGAGAGGAGTCCAGAGGCACAACAGGCTTCCAGCAGCTCCACGTTAAAG CAGACCTCAGCAGCACCGCCATCAATGTCGCCAAGAGCGTCACCCATTAAGCCACCTGTCAGCGCCCCACCTGAGACCCCTCCACCGGAGCCTTTTGAATACTATGATGCTGGGAACCACTGGTGCAAAAACTGTAACGTCACATCTGGCTCCATGTTTGATTTTTTCACGCACTTGCAAAGCAAAACTCACCGAAAG ACTCTTGACCCGTACAACCGGCCCTGGGCCTCTACTTCCACCAAAATCACCAAGAACACGCCGCCGGAAGAGAAACTGACCAAACCTGCCAAAG GTTCAGAGTTCTTGCAGCCCGTCAGAGGATTCTTCTGCCTGCTATGTAAAGAGTTTTATGGAGATGCCATCTGTGCAGAGGAGCACGTCACcacacatgctcacaatgaCAAATACAAG AAACAAATGTATGAGAATCCGCTGTACGAACAGAGAAGGAACCTGGATCGGCAGGCGGGACTGGCCTTAGACACAAGTGGAAAGAAACGCAAGCATGACGACGATGAGAAAAGCCACAAAGACAAGGAGGAAAAgtccaaacacaaaaaagagaagaaagacaaggagaaaaagaaagaagacgaCGATGCTGCTTTGAAggaagaaaaatctaaattcaaaaaggaggacgaggatgaCAGACTGAAAGACAACACGACAGGGGAGGATTTTAAAAGTAGCAAGAATCTGGAAGAGGAGCGATCTTACAGTAAGAAAGTTGAGGACGAAAactataaatacaacaaaaggGATGATAAATACCGTTACAGCGAAGAGGAGAGGGGTGACCGATACAGAAACAGCAAAGAAGAGGAGCATCGTTACCGGCATCGCAAGGACAACGATGACAGATATGATGATCGCCCAAAATATGGTTTAAGAGATGATGAAGAAAagtataaatacaataaatatccTCCAGACTCCAGATCCAAATATGACAGAGAACGAGATGAAGGGAACCCCAAGACTCGGAGAGAAGCGTTTAAAAAGCCTGAGCTTGGAAAACCAGAAGGAAAACCAGAGGCCATCAAACCTGAACCTCCACCAAAGCCCTATGACCCACCCAAAATCTTCTGTGGTCCTAGCCCTGCCATGAGGGCCAAGCTCCGCAAACAGAGCCTGGAGGCTGGCAAGCCCGGCCCTGCAGTCACAGCCCCAACATTTGGAAAGTTCACttggaagaagaaggagaacaCGCTGACAAAGGTGGCTGAGAAAATTGCTGCTGAGTTCATCAAGGAGGATGAAGCGGCTGCAAGCCTACAGCTAGTCTCTGTAGAGGATTCTTTTGCTAAATCTGTGGCTGTCGCGAAAGAGATTgcagagaagctcgggggtaACCAACCAACGCCTACTCCTTGGGTTTCCAATGGAACCAACCGGGGAAGAATCAGGCCCAACCTCCCAGCCCCTGCTGCAGTCCTGAGGAAGACGACCATGATGGGTAAACCTGCACCTCTGAATACCTTTCTCTCGATCAGACCCCAAAACACAACTTTACAAGGACCCCCTCTAAAAGAACTGCCGCTGTTCTCTGATGGTCTCTCGAAAGCTCTAAGTGCTCAAAACGCACTACTGGAAGGTAAATCTCCACCTAAACCATTAGAAGCTGGACTTCCATTGCCAGTGTCCAGACAATCACAAATTGAGGTTAAACCTGTACCACCTGTTTCTGCACCATTGTCAACTGAGGCTAAGCCCACACCGGCTGAGGCTAAGACCACTCCCACTCCGGCTAAGACCACACAGACTCAGGCCAGGTCTACAGACTCGGAGGCCAAACCTCCACAATCAATGGTAAAGATAGTGTCTGACGTTGCTGCTCCTGGTGTCCCAGAGAATGAGCAGACTCGTACTGTGTTCGTCAAGCCTCCACCTTTTATGAAAATGAGTGACAGAGTTCAGAAATCTGAGAAACTTAAGAGTAACCTGGCTGCAGCCAAAGCCAGGGAATTATTTGGCATCTTTTACAGTGGCATTAGCCAATCGGGTCCTTCTTCCATCACCAAATCAGACTCCAAAGCTGACAAGAGTAGCACATATGAAAGTCTACTTCCAGCTCCGCAAGCAGTAAATCTACAGCCTCAGCCTCCAGCCCAAACCCAGGTCCAACCTACAACTGACGTCCAAACATCGCCACAACCAGACTCAACCAGTTCCTCACCAAGTTCACAATCCCAGCTAAAATCTGAAATTCAGATTGCTTCAGTTTGGTCCTTGAAGTCTGGCCTTGCTCCAACACCAGAGGAGGTTCTATCTGAAACACCTTCACCAACAACTCAACCAAAACTGACTCCATCAGCTCAGATAGAGCCTCGGAGTGTACCTCAAAACAAGTCCCAAATTCCCCTACAAACTGAACCTGCTGAGCCAGATTCAACCCCTCATACTCTGCTGAAACCAGAGCAGGACACCCAGTCTCATACAGAGACCAATCCTGATACTACTCTAGAACCTGAACCCAAACCAAGCCCCAAAACTAGATGCAAGAAAACTCCCCCTGCCCCCTGCCCCGTCAGACAAACTCGATCCCAAACCAGATACCAGACTCGgcggcagcagcaacagcggGGCCAGTTTGAGTTACAATCTGAGATGGCTTCAGGGAACTCTGAATCAGCAGCTTCAGACCCAAAAAGCCTGGACACGTCAGACCCAGACACTGGGTCTCAGTCAGAGGAGGGGAACCCCAGTGAGGGAGACCCTCAGGTGATGGAGATCACTACTGAAACACTCGGCCTCCCCTCTGACATGACCTCCCTGGACTTTGAGTATGATTTTAACTTTGAGTAG